The sequence taatttggtatGCAAGTGAAACCCCTCTAAAATACTAGTCATTCAGGGAAGTGGAAATTGCAACTTTATGTGTCATCGTTTGAAGCGCACATTTCTTTCCAGCACATGATTGAGTCTTTGTTCATAATTTCACTTCACTTCTGCCATTCTCCATCGCTGTGTGTTCCCCTTGGACTTCACTCCTGAAACAATTACCCTTGCGTCGCATCGCTTCATTGCTGTAAACAATGACTTATAATAACACTGGCTTAAGGAATGACTTTTCAATGTTGACCTCCTAATTAAGTTGCTCTACCTCTTTTTCCAGAGAATTTTCCCAGAAGGTTTATTTGTGCATTATCTTCCAACTCTGTTCTTTTGttgtttcttattttcttttaattttcttcgTACAACACCTTTTGTAAGTAACTCATTTAAGATATGCAGACAAGCTTGATTTGCTATAGCTACCAGTTGTAGGATTTCTCTCTTCTTACCTCATTTTTGTACTGGATGCAGGTGGGAATGGTGGAAGGGGTGGTGACGTGATATTAGAGTGTTCCCCTGCAGTCTGGGATTTGAGTGGTCTGCAGCATCACATTGTGTGTTTTCTTCCCTACTGCATGATGTCTGTTGCACACTTAACTTCTTTATTAATTGGATCGTCCATGTCATTTGATAGATATGTGTGGCATTTTGCATCTTGGTTACCTAATTGTTTGTGACATGTTTCAGAATGCAAAGAGAGGCGGAAGCGGGTCTTCCAAAAATATGATAGGAAGCAGAGGAGCTGACAAGGTTAACATTTGTCTCTCTCTTGATCTTCAGTCTTTGGCATATGTATACCATTTTTTTTAAACCAAACCTGAACTAAGGACGGCTTGCTTGTATGGTAGGTGATCCTAGTTCCTGTAGGTACTGTAATTCATCTAGTAGAGGGTGAACTTCCATCTGCAGTTGAGAAGAGTTCAAGTTCTGAGTTGGACCCTTGGGAGCTTCCAGGTACAGTTGATATTGAGTCGTCAGAGTTTTCTACACTATCAGTTCCGGCGTACCAAACCAGTTCAGAAGCTGAGAAGAAAGCCAAATTTAGTGGACGTCGACCTTCTGCTGGTGAAGAATCCACTACAGCAAGGAGAAGAAATTGTGCTTCGCCAATCAATTCTGGCACGAAACATTCACTTTCTAGAGGCAAATTCGAAAGTGATCATGATGATTTGAGCAATTGGGAGGAAGAAAGCTGTGGACAAATGGAAGATCAAGATGGTGAAGATGCTATGGGAACAGAATGTGAAGATGAGTTGGAAGAAACTGAACATATAGAATATGATGTGGCAGAGTTAACAGAACAAGGCCAACGAATAGTTGTTGCTCGTGGAGGGGAGGGTGGCTTAGGAAACCTGTCCAAGGGGAAAGCGTCAAAGATGATGCCAAAGGGAGCCAATTTTGATGATGAAGTATCTGATGATTATGATCATGCATCACTAGGTGCTGGCTTGCCTGGCTCCGAGGCGGTCCTTGTGTTAGAACTAAAGAGCATTGCAGATATAGGTCTTGTTGGGATGCCAAATGCCGGCAAAAGTACCCTCCTTGGGGCGTTATCAAAGGCTAAACCTAGTGTAGGTGATTATGCGTTCACAACATTGAGGCCTAACTTAGGCAACTTAAATTATTTCGATTTTTCTTTAACTGTAGCTGACATCCCAGGACTCATAAGAGGAGCCCATGAAAATCGTGGGCTTGGGCATGCTTTCCTTCGGCACATAGAACGAACAAAAGTTCTAGCCTACGTGGTAGACTTGGCTGCAGCATTGGGTGATAACAAGGGAATACCACCCTGGGAGCAGCTAAATGACTTGGTTTTGGAACTCGAGTACTATCGAGAGGGTTTGACAGATCGACCATCCTTAGTGGTGGCTAACAAAATCGACGAAGATGGGGCTGAAGAGGTCTATAAAGAGCTAAAACACAGGGTGTCTGGTGTGCCCATTTTCCCAGTTAGTGCAGTCCTAGAGGAAGGAGTACCAGAACTGAAAGATGGTCTAAGGATGCTTATCAGTGGTGAACAATCAAACAGACTACAACTAGATGGTATAGTTCTTCATCAGGATTCTGCTTTTGTGAGCATCTAAGCTACATCATTAGGATATCTGCTTCAGTATACTTTCCCTTGAAAATGTAATACCTTTTTTTTTCCACAATACCGTGGCAATTTTCTTCCGAGGAGGTAATTTTCTTTCTGACTTGGAATTATTTTGCGTACTTCTTGATTAGCATGTTATGAATAAACAATTATTAGTTTCATTTTCAGATTTCTCAACGGAGTTGAATCTATCGAAAGGCGGTTTCTTATAGGTAAGCAATGGAGTCATACTCAAGTAAcctttaaattatatataattgAAACTATCGAAAGGTGGTTTCTTATGGTAAGCAACAACGTTTGATAACGTTTAAGTTATATGTAAATAACTTAATATTGTATATGATTTATATTATAGTCCATGATGTCATGTAGCCAATCAGATTAGCAAATTGTAGTTGTAGTAAAAAAAGAATCTTCAAACTTTTTATCGTGTAAGAAAGAGTGATATGCTTCCCCTCTTTCGTAAAAGATATGTATTCTCCAAAAGCAAAAGGGGATTGATGATTGGTGAAATACCATCTTGAACGGTTGAAAATAGAAGTGTAAAAAGGAATCTGTTATGGGTATCTCATAGTCATCTCAAGACTCTTTTACCCCTCTGATTTGATGCATACTATTTTGTGTTCAAGCTCTTGCAAATATTTTTGTTAATGGATCAAAGGGAGAAATGGTTGAATCTTAGTTGATTGTGGCAGTAAGGTCACTTTGTTAGGTTTTTAAGTATTTGAATCACTGAGTAATTATGTCAAATTAATAATTCATTTGGGTTCCTACTACCATCAAATGAGATGATATTGGAGAATATAACAAAGACGCTTTCCCTCTAGTTGTTTTTTTGCGTAAATTTCAAGATTCAAAAAACTCTAAAAAGCAATACTTTGGAATGATTGAGACGGAAAATTGAGCAATTATTCAATCGAATAAAATAATTGGTCTAtcctattcaaacacaaatcGCATCAGATAAAATATGTTAGATAGGCACTTTGGACAAGTCTCCCAAAAAAAGATACCAATTGGATAATGTTTTTTCTTCCTATATACGAAACTTTATTACCAAATATGTGCATAGTATCTAAATTACCTGCATAGTCCATATTTTTCCTACAATTTCTGTACCATTCGTTTATTAGGAATTAATAGGGCAAAATCTTCCCTTAATAACGCGCGAAAAATCAGGAAAGAATCTTGGGATTGATTGATTCTACATTAAATTCAAGTTTTGAAACGGAAAGGAGATTTCGCATCTGCGTAATTTACTCTTAAACtacaattcaatttttttttaaaacaacttcAACAAACTACGAACAACTTCAACAAACTGAATTCAAATTGTAGAATTCAAATCTTCGTGATTCAACAACTCAACATTGCTATATTCTGTTCTTCGTTGTTTTCAGAAATTATATTGGCGATCATATATCtgttcttcatctttttttttctctcaatctaGAAATctaaaaaaacgaaaaaatttAGAATAATACATCAGCAACAACACGCAATCATGTCCAAAATTGCAATcatgctacaattgaatgggaattgggataacTATGACAGATTTAGAGAATTTGAAGTTGATGCCATTGTGGTAGATTGAATCTTGAAGATTTGATACTTcagaaaaaattgtagaaatcaaaTACATGGTGAACGACAATTGTCCCCCAATGGAGATTAAGAATGATATGGGGGTTCGTGTATGtatggagaccaaaaaagagaataaaaacttAGGTTCATATCCGTTATGTATAAGTGTACgagatttcaatatggaattgaCAATCACCAATGATAACACAAGTGCAGGTTTGTATAGTTCGAATTGCATAGAATTATAATTTTACGGTATtatctacaaaattactacatttacctacaattaaactacaaatcAGTTTAATGAAAGAATAAAGcaatattattttcaaaattatccaCAAAGTTACTACATTTATACGACAAAATAAACTACAATCTATGATTAGAAATTGTTGATTTCAAAATGTTGTCTTCAAATAAAACTACAATATATGTTTAGAACAAAATCTAGTCAAATAAAATACAATCAGTTTAATTATGTACGAAGCAGTATTGTTTTcacaaatttctacaaattgcAACAGTAATagtacaatttaactacaatgtCTGACATCCTAAAATGGATGACTACAAAATTTTCACtatatctacaaattatctacaaagaTTCTACAAAATTATAATGACACTGTTTATCTTTATTTTGATGCATGTTCGTCTGGATccctaaagttacttgatatgccatCCTCTCCAGCTATAGAGGAAtatcaaagtgaaataataacagAATCTACGCAACTGCTATTGAAGAAGGACAAGTGTATCAGGACAAGCAAACTGTAGCTGCTGCAATGAAGCACTTTTCTGCGATGCACAAGTTCCAGTTCAGAGTTAAAAGATCTAGTCATAGAAGG is a genomic window of Nicotiana tabacum cultivar K326 chromosome 16, ASM71507v2, whole genome shotgun sequence containing:
- the LOC107811729 gene encoding putative GTP-binding protein OBGM, mitochondrial, encoding MSFSQKVLYLKTSQRCLRSPWLTKTYSFSDIVHKKTKLAPLQERRMIDRFRIWAKGGDGGNGCTSIRRSRHDRRGKPDGGNGGRGGDVILECSPAVWDLSGLQHHINAKRGGSGSSKNMIGSRGADKVILVPVGTVIHLVEGELPSAVEKSSSSELDPWELPGTVDIESSEFSTLSVPAYQTSSEAEKKAKFSGRRPSAGEESTTARRRNCASPINSGTKHSLSRGKFESDHDDLSNWEEESCGQMEDQDGEDAMGTECEDELEETEHIEYDVAELTEQGQRIVVARGGEGGLGNLSKGKASKMMPKGANFDDEVSDDYDHASLGAGLPGSEAVLVLELKSIADIGLVGMPNAGKSTLLGALSKAKPSVGDYAFTTLRPNLGNLNYFDFSLTVADIPGLIRGAHENRGLGHAFLRHIERTKVLAYVVDLAAALGDNKGIPPWEQLNDLVLELEYYREGLTDRPSLVVANKIDEDGAEEVYKELKHRVSGVPIFPVSAVLEEGVPELKDGLRMLISGEQSNRLQLDGIVLHQDSAFVSI